A genomic region of Streptosporangium lutulentum contains the following coding sequences:
- a CDS encoding DUF4193 domain-containing protein, protein MATDYDSPRKTDDDLSEDSLQELQARRTDKASGSIDIDETDLAESLELPGADLSNEELSLRVVPLQADEFTCARCFLVHHRSQLAVERNGQRICRECAA, encoded by the coding sequence ATGGCTACCGATTACGACAGCCCACGCAAGACTGACGACGATCTTAGCGAGGACAGTCTTCAGGAACTGCAGGCACGCCGGACCGACAAGGCTTCGGGCAGTATTGACATCGACGAGACGGATCTCGCCGAGTCGCTGGAACTGCCGGGCGCCGACCTGTCCAACGAAGAGCTTTCGCTCCGGGTGGTCCCTCTTCAGGCGGACGAGTTCACCTGCGCGCGTTGCTTCCTGGTGCATCACCGCAGTCAGCTCGCCGTTGAGAGGAACGGCCAGCGGATCTGCCGGGAGTGCGCGGCCTGA
- a CDS encoding DUF4235 domain-containing protein, whose translation MADKTEKQDMAWRAIGGLIGIATAWGAKKVIGFAWEKTTGKKPPVDNESLEIGLGEAIGYAVVMGVGMQVAQIVVARTARRRYDAWKGVKDSAKDIVS comes from the coding sequence ATGGCCGACAAGACCGAAAAGCAGGATATGGCGTGGAGAGCCATTGGTGGTCTGATAGGAATCGCCACGGCGTGGGGCGCCAAGAAGGTCATCGGATTCGCCTGGGAGAAGACGACGGGCAAGAAGCCTCCGGTCGACAACGAATCGCTGGAGATCGGTCTCGGTGAGGCGATCGGTTACGCCGTGGTGATGGGGGTGGGCATGCAGGTCGCGCAGATCGTGGTCGCCCGCACCGCCAGGAGGCGCTACGACGCGTGGAAGGGCGTGAAGGACTCGGCGAAGGACATCGTCTCCTGA
- a CDS encoding alpha,alpha-trehalose-phosphate synthase (UDP-forming) has protein sequence MQGRSSFLIVANRLPVDRVGGDMWRRSPGGLVTAIAPVLQGRAGAWIGWHGAPDEKLEPFEHDGMQLIPVPLSGPEVELYYEGFSNATLWPLYHDVVAPPTYSRVTWEAYRTVNERFARAAAEEAAENAVVWIQDYQLQLVPAMLRKLRPDLRIGFFLHIPFPPGELFYQLPWRREILEGLLGADLVGFQRPGGASNFIRLCRRLLGLQHHKHEIQVDDRIVRARAFPISVDFSELDSLVREPHIIERAKEIRAELGDPECMLLGVDRLDYTKGIGQRLKAFGELLTEGSIKPGEAAFVQIATPSRERVEEYMRLRDSIELQVGRINGEQGEFGQQPVQYMHQSYGRDELAALYLAADVMVVTPLRDGMNLVAKEYISCRNDLRGALVLSEFAGAADELRQAFMVNPYDVDGLKRAMLAAMRATPHDLSRRMRSLRRRVATYDVDRWAREFLDALES, from the coding sequence GTGCAGGGCCGCAGTTCATTTCTGATCGTCGCCAACCGCCTTCCCGTCGACCGGGTCGGTGGGGATATGTGGCGGCGAAGCCCCGGCGGCCTTGTCACCGCGATCGCCCCCGTTCTGCAGGGAAGAGCGGGCGCCTGGATCGGCTGGCACGGCGCTCCCGACGAGAAACTCGAACCCTTCGAGCACGACGGCATGCAACTCATCCCCGTGCCGCTGTCGGGGCCGGAGGTGGAGCTCTACTACGAGGGCTTCTCCAACGCCACGCTCTGGCCGCTGTACCACGACGTGGTCGCCCCGCCCACGTATTCGCGGGTCACCTGGGAGGCCTACCGCACGGTCAACGAGCGCTTCGCCCGCGCCGCCGCCGAGGAGGCCGCGGAGAACGCGGTCGTGTGGATCCAGGACTACCAGCTCCAGCTGGTCCCGGCCATGCTGCGCAAGCTCCGTCCCGACCTGCGCATCGGTTTCTTCCTTCACATCCCCTTCCCGCCGGGCGAGCTGTTCTACCAGCTCCCCTGGCGGAGAGAGATCCTGGAGGGCCTGCTCGGCGCGGACCTGGTGGGGTTCCAGCGGCCCGGCGGCGCCTCCAACTTCATCCGGCTCTGCCGCCGCCTGCTCGGTCTCCAGCACCACAAGCACGAGATCCAGGTGGACGACCGCATCGTGCGGGCCCGGGCGTTCCCCATCTCGGTCGACTTCAGCGAGCTGGACTCCCTGGTCCGCGAGCCGCACATCATCGAACGGGCGAAAGAGATCCGCGCGGAGCTGGGCGACCCCGAGTGCATGCTGCTCGGCGTGGACCGGCTGGACTACACCAAGGGCATAGGCCAGCGGCTGAAGGCGTTCGGGGAGCTGCTCACGGAGGGTTCGATCAAGCCGGGGGAGGCGGCGTTCGTGCAGATCGCGACGCCCAGCCGGGAGCGGGTCGAAGAATACATGCGCCTGCGCGACTCGATCGAGCTGCAGGTCGGCCGGATCAACGGCGAGCAGGGCGAGTTCGGCCAGCAGCCGGTGCAGTACATGCACCAGTCGTACGGCCGTGACGAGCTGGCCGCGCTCTATCTCGCGGCGGACGTGATGGTGGTGACGCCGCTGCGCGACGGGATGAACCTGGTGGCCAAGGAGTACATCTCCTGCCGCAACGACCTGCGCGGCGCGCTGGTGCTCAGCGAGTTCGCCGGAGCGGCCGACGAGCTGCGCCAGGCGTTCATGGTGAACCCCTACGACGTGGACGGGCTCAAGCGGGCGATGCTCGCCGCGATGCGGGCCACACCGCATGATCTGTCCCGCCGGATGCGCTCGCTGCGCCGCCGGGTGGCCACCTACGACGTGGACCGCTGGGCGAGGGAGTTCCTCGACGCCCTCGAATCCTGA
- a CDS encoding OB-fold nucleic acid binding domain-containing protein codes for MGSQEPHKQGGFRGFFRRLATSQAELEADELQQDLDRHGATPIVSCGGRRRFCVTGTLRTVTLRPRGGAPALEAELYDGSDVIDLIWLGRRKIAGIEPGRMVLAEGLVSMQDGRKVMFNPRYELRPAGGA; via the coding sequence GTGGGTTCTCAGGAACCGCATAAACAAGGCGGATTTCGAGGTTTCTTCCGGCGGCTGGCGACCAGCCAGGCCGAGCTGGAGGCCGACGAACTCCAGCAGGACCTTGATCGTCACGGTGCCACGCCCATCGTCTCGTGTGGTGGGCGTCGCCGGTTCTGTGTCACCGGCACACTCCGGACCGTGACCCTGCGGCCTCGCGGGGGTGCGCCGGCCCTGGAGGCGGAACTCTACGACGGCTCGGACGTGATCGATCTGATCTGGCTGGGCCGTAGGAAAATCGCCGGAATCGAACCAGGCCGGATGGTGCTGGCCGAAGGGCTCGTCAGCATGCAGGATGGGCGCAAGGTGATGTTCAACCCCAGATACGAGCTCCGTCCGGCTGGCGGTGCGTGA
- a CDS encoding response regulator transcription factor: protein MRVLVVEDERVLADAIATGLRREAMAVDVAYDGAGALERTGYIDYDVIVLDRDLPKVHGDEVCRRLVAERTASRILMLTASGDVDDKVEGLGLGADDYLAKPFVFIELVARVRALGRRSAPALPPVLERAGVRLDPGKRLVARNGEEIALTKKEFAVLEELMRAEGAVVSQEDLLDKAWDENIDPFTNVVRVTMMTLRKKLGEPQVIETVPGVGYKL, encoded by the coding sequence GTGCGAGTGCTTGTGGTTGAGGATGAGCGGGTGCTCGCGGACGCGATCGCGACCGGGCTCCGGCGTGAGGCCATGGCCGTGGACGTCGCCTATGACGGTGCCGGCGCGTTGGAGCGGACCGGTTACATCGACTACGACGTGATCGTCCTGGACAGAGACCTGCCCAAAGTCCACGGTGACGAGGTCTGCCGCCGCCTGGTGGCCGAGCGGACCGCGTCACGGATCCTGATGCTGACCGCGTCGGGAGACGTGGACGACAAGGTGGAGGGGCTGGGGCTGGGCGCCGACGACTACCTGGCCAAGCCCTTCGTGTTCATCGAGCTCGTCGCGCGGGTGCGGGCGCTCGGACGCCGTTCGGCCCCGGCTCTGCCGCCGGTGCTGGAACGGGCCGGGGTCCGCCTGGACCCGGGCAAGCGGCTGGTCGCCAGGAACGGCGAGGAGATCGCGCTCACCAAGAAGGAGTTCGCGGTCCTGGAGGAGCTGATGCGCGCCGAGGGCGCGGTCGTCAGCCAAGAGGACCTGCTGGACAAGGCGTGGGACGAGAACATCGACCCGTTCACCAACGTGGTGCGCGTCACCATGATGACCTTGAGGAAGAAACTGGGCGAGCCTCAGGTGATCGAGACAGTGCCCGGGGTCGGATACAAACTGTGA
- a CDS encoding sensor histidine kinase, which translates to MISPHSERSAWRGEHLSSEGPVGGGDRPPPPNGPPRWDGPPPVGAAPIRRTPLERLRTAMDRLSVRWRLTITYGVLFFVAGALLMLVIYMMVGWALNTAWPAFPIDLNGLISPSDVDKIEGQWYWQQQSAVSGAQKLLLTRSLLALAGIGILATIIGYIVADRALKPIQQMTATARKLSGSTLAHERIDLKGPDDELKELADTFDAMLTRLNVAFDTQRRFVANASHELRTPLTINRTVLEIALGDPEASGDLKALGRTLLEVNARNERLIEGLLLLARSERELSVRKPVDLKEVAETAVEQLTSRAEEAGVSVTTELQSAETIGDPVLLERCVANLVENGIKHNLPESGRLWVRAGMVEGALVVQVANTGPHVPAYEVNSLFEPFRRLNADRVDSSKGAGLGLSIVRAVVRAHGGNVTAIPRDGGGLVVTVRLQAR; encoded by the coding sequence ATGATCAGTCCGCATTCCGAACGGAGTGCCTGGAGAGGCGAGCACCTGAGCTCCGAGGGCCCGGTGGGGGGCGGCGACCGGCCTCCGCCGCCGAACGGCCCGCCGCGGTGGGACGGTCCGCCTCCGGTGGGCGCCGCCCCGATACGGCGCACGCCGCTGGAGCGGCTTCGGACGGCGATGGACCGCCTGAGCGTCCGGTGGCGGCTGACCATCACCTACGGCGTGCTGTTCTTCGTGGCCGGGGCCCTGCTCATGCTCGTGATCTACATGATGGTGGGCTGGGCGCTCAATACGGCATGGCCCGCGTTCCCGATCGACCTGAACGGGCTGATATCCCCCAGTGACGTGGACAAGATCGAAGGGCAGTGGTACTGGCAGCAGCAAAGCGCGGTCTCCGGGGCGCAGAAACTGCTGCTCACCCGCTCCCTGCTGGCCCTGGCGGGCATCGGCATCCTGGCGACCATCATCGGCTACATCGTCGCCGACCGGGCGCTCAAGCCGATCCAGCAGATGACCGCCACGGCCCGCAAGCTGTCGGGCTCCACGCTCGCCCACGAGCGGATCGACCTCAAGGGGCCCGACGACGAGCTCAAGGAACTGGCCGACACCTTCGACGCCATGCTGACCAGACTCAATGTGGCATTCGACACACAACGAAGGTTTGTGGCCAACGCCTCACACGAGCTCCGCACCCCGTTGACGATCAATCGGACGGTCCTGGAGATCGCCTTGGGCGACCCGGAGGCGTCGGGTGATCTGAAGGCGCTGGGCCGCACGCTTCTGGAGGTCAACGCCCGCAACGAGCGCCTCATCGAGGGCCTGCTGCTGCTGGCCCGCAGCGAGCGCGAGCTCAGCGTGCGCAAGCCGGTGGACCTGAAGGAGGTGGCCGAGACCGCCGTCGAGCAGCTCACCTCGCGGGCCGAGGAGGCGGGCGTCTCGGTGACCACCGAGCTCCAAAGTGCCGAGACCATAGGCGATCCGGTGCTTCTCGAACGTTGCGTGGCCAACCTCGTGGAGAACGGGATAAAGCACAATCTTCCTGAATCAGGACGTCTATGGGTCCGGGCGGGAATGGTGGAGGGGGCCTTGGTTGTTCAGGTGGCGAACACGGGGCCACACGTTCCCGCATACGAGGTGAACAGCCTGTTTGAGCCGTTCCGGCGGCTCAACGCGGACCGGGTCGACTCGTCCAAGGGGGCGGGTCTCGGGCTGTCCATCGTCCGTGCGGTCGTGCGGGCTCACGGGGGCAATGTGACCGCCATACCCAGGGATGGGGGAGGTCTAGTGGTCACCGTGAGACTTCAGGCACGTTGA
- the valS gene encoding valine--tRNA ligase → MTKQRPHPAPMPEKPTLDGLETVWVARWEAEGTYRFDRSRTRDEIYSIDTPPPTVSGSLHVGHVFSYTHTDTVARFQRMRGREVFYPMGWDDNGLPTERRVQNHFGVRCDPSVAYDPSFEPPARPDAKRQVPISRRNFIELCERLTVEDEKAFEELWRRLGLSVDWSLTYATIGDDARAASQRAFLRNLARGEAYVSEAPTLWDVTFRTAVAQAELEDREWPGAFHRVGFTLSQEQRARGFGDRVWVETTRPELMPACVALVAHPDDERYRPLFGTTVRTPVFGVEVPVLAHHLAEPEKGSGIAMICTFGDVTDVIWWRELDLPTRAVIGWDGRLLPEAPHGVPAEPYAELAGKTVHGARERIVELLRGSGDLEGEPRPVSRAVKFYENGDRPLEIVSTRQWHIRNGGRDRALREALRSRGEEISWHPPHMKVRYDNWVEGLAGDWLISRQRFFGVPIPVWYPLDDAGEPEHSSPILPDESTLPMDPSSDVPPGYAEDQRGKPGGFTADPDVMDTWATSSLSPQIVGGWERDDDLFERVYPMDLRPQGQDIIRTWLFASVVRSHLEHGVLPWKHAAISGWILDPDRKKMSKSKGNVVTPMGLLREYGSDAVRYWAVSGRLGTDATFDTGQIKIGRRLAIKLLNASRFVLNLGEDGGEVTEPIDLSMLARLSEVVTEATEAFEAYDHTRALERTERFFWEFCDDYLELVKTRAYDTDGPARSAHAALREALDVMLRLFAPFMPFVTEEVWSWWREGPVHRAAWPTPPGRDGDPELLPVVAAVLGRVRKAKSDAKLSMRAEVSRLTVGGARIDLVRQAQDDLCGAGVIEEFVLRPGEGELLVEVTLS, encoded by the coding sequence ATGACGAAACAGCGACCGCACCCCGCGCCCATGCCCGAGAAACCGACTCTCGACGGCCTGGAAACCGTATGGGTAGCCCGCTGGGAGGCCGAGGGAACATACCGCTTCGACAGGTCGCGCACGCGAGACGAGATCTACTCGATCGACACCCCGCCGCCTACCGTCTCCGGTTCCCTCCACGTCGGCCACGTCTTCTCCTACACCCACACCGACACCGTCGCCCGCTTCCAGCGCATGCGGGGCCGTGAGGTCTTCTATCCCATGGGCTGGGACGACAACGGCCTGCCCACCGAGCGCCGGGTGCAGAACCACTTCGGTGTGCGCTGCGACCCCTCCGTCGCCTACGACCCCTCGTTCGAACCGCCGGCCAGGCCCGACGCCAAACGGCAGGTGCCGATCTCACGGAGAAACTTCATCGAGCTGTGCGAGCGGCTCACGGTCGAGGACGAGAAGGCGTTCGAGGAGCTCTGGCGCCGCCTGGGCCTGTCGGTGGACTGGTCGCTGACCTACGCCACCATCGGGGACGACGCGCGGGCCGCCTCCCAGCGCGCGTTCCTGCGCAACCTGGCCCGCGGCGAGGCCTACGTCTCGGAGGCGCCCACGCTCTGGGACGTCACCTTCCGCACGGCCGTCGCCCAGGCGGAGCTGGAGGACCGCGAGTGGCCGGGCGCCTTCCACCGGGTCGGCTTCACCCTGTCGCAGGAGCAGCGGGCCAGGGGGTTCGGCGACCGGGTCTGGGTCGAGACGACCCGCCCCGAGCTGATGCCCGCCTGTGTGGCGCTGGTCGCCCACCCGGACGACGAGCGCTACCGGCCGCTGTTCGGCACCACGGTCAGAACGCCCGTGTTCGGCGTCGAGGTGCCGGTGCTGGCCCATCACCTGGCCGAGCCCGAAAAGGGCTCGGGCATCGCGATGATCTGCACCTTCGGCGACGTCACCGACGTCATCTGGTGGCGCGAGCTCGACCTGCCCACCCGGGCCGTCATCGGCTGGGACGGCAGGCTGCTCCCCGAGGCCCCCCACGGCGTCCCCGCGGAGCCGTACGCCGAGCTGGCGGGCAAGACCGTGCACGGTGCCCGCGAGCGGATCGTGGAGCTGCTGCGCGGGTCCGGCGACCTGGAGGGCGAGCCCCGGCCGGTGAGTCGCGCGGTGAAGTTCTACGAGAACGGGGACAGGCCGCTGGAGATCGTCTCAACCCGCCAGTGGCACATCCGCAACGGGGGACGCGACCGCGCCCTCAGAGAGGCCCTCCGGAGCAGGGGAGAGGAGATCTCCTGGCACCCTCCCCACATGAAGGTCCGCTACGACAACTGGGTCGAGGGACTGGCAGGCGACTGGCTGATCTCCCGGCAGCGCTTCTTCGGCGTGCCGATCCCGGTCTGGTACCCGCTGGACGACGCCGGTGAGCCCGAACACTCCTCGCCGATCCTGCCGGATGAGTCCACGCTGCCCATGGACCCCTCCAGCGACGTGCCACCCGGTTACGCCGAGGACCAGCGCGGCAAACCCGGAGGCTTCACCGCCGACCCGGACGTCATGGACACCTGGGCGACCTCGTCCCTGTCCCCGCAGATCGTGGGCGGCTGGGAGCGGGACGACGACCTGTTCGAGCGGGTCTACCCGATGGATCTCCGTCCCCAGGGGCAGGACATCATCCGCACCTGGCTGTTCGCGAGCGTCGTCCGCTCCCACCTGGAGCACGGCGTGCTGCCGTGGAAGCACGCCGCGATCTCCGGATGGATCCTCGACCCGGACCGCAAGAAGATGTCCAAGTCCAAGGGCAACGTCGTCACGCCGATGGGCCTGCTGCGGGAGTACGGCTCGGACGCGGTCCGCTACTGGGCCGTCAGCGGGCGGCTGGGCACCGACGCGACCTTCGACACCGGCCAGATCAAGATCGGCCGCCGTCTGGCCATCAAGCTCCTGAACGCCTCCAGGTTCGTCCTGAACCTGGGGGAGGACGGCGGCGAGGTCACCGAGCCGATCGACCTGTCGATGCTGGCCCGGCTGTCGGAGGTGGTCACCGAGGCCACCGAGGCGTTCGAGGCCTATGACCACACCCGGGCACTGGAGAGGACCGAGCGGTTCTTCTGGGAGTTCTGCGACGACTACCTGGAGCTGGTCAAGACCAGGGCCTACGACACGGACGGGCCCGCGCGCTCGGCTCACGCGGCGCTGCGGGAGGCGCTCGACGTCATGCTCCGGCTGTTCGCCCCGTTCATGCCGTTCGTCACCGAGGAGGTCTGGTCGTGGTGGCGCGAGGGCCCGGTGCATCGGGCGGCCTGGCCCACGCCGCCCGGGCGCGACGGCGATCCGGAGCTGCTCCCGGTGGTGGCCGCGGTCCTCGGCCGCGTCCGCAAGGCCAAGTCGGACGCCAAGCTCTCGATGCGGGCCGAGGTCTCCCGGCTGACCGTCGGCGGCGCGCGGATCGACCTCGTACGGCAGGCGCAGGACGACCTGTGCGGCGCGGGCGTCATCGAGGAGTTCGTGCTCCGGCCGGGCGAGGGCGAGCTACTGGTGGAGGTCACCCTCTCCTGA
- a CDS encoding inositol monophosphatase family protein, giving the protein MSFGRLAEEIAREAGDMLLAKRPARPEVVVTKSSPTDIVTALDQASEDLIRARIRAVRPDDAILGEEGGSTGGGRVRWIVDPIDGTVNFLYGVPEWAVSIAVEVDGEVVAGVVNVVPRGEVFTAVKDEGAWLAGERLRCNAGVPLDRALIATGFGYESRRRQVQAEVLAHVLPRVRDIRRGGSAASDLCSVAAGRVDGYYERGPQYWDYAAGGLIAAEAGARVGGLGGKPSNPGLTLCAAPGLFEELHDLLAPLDPERDG; this is encoded by the coding sequence ATGAGCTTCGGCCGGCTGGCCGAGGAGATCGCCAGGGAGGCCGGGGACATGCTCCTGGCCAAACGTCCGGCCCGGCCCGAGGTCGTGGTCACCAAGTCCAGCCCCACCGACATCGTGACCGCTCTCGACCAGGCGTCCGAGGACCTGATCCGTGCCAGGATCAGGGCGGTCAGGCCCGATGACGCGATCCTCGGCGAGGAGGGAGGCTCGACCGGCGGCGGCAGGGTCCGCTGGATCGTCGACCCGATCGACGGGACGGTCAACTTCCTGTACGGCGTGCCCGAGTGGGCGGTCAGCATCGCGGTCGAGGTCGACGGTGAGGTTGTCGCCGGTGTGGTCAACGTCGTGCCCCGCGGTGAGGTTTTCACCGCGGTCAAGGACGAGGGCGCGTGGCTGGCGGGGGAGCGGCTTCGCTGCAACGCCGGCGTGCCGCTGGATCGCGCCCTGATCGCCACCGGGTTCGGCTACGAGAGCAGGCGGCGCCAGGTGCAGGCGGAGGTGCTCGCCCACGTGCTGCCGCGCGTGCGCGACATCCGCCGGGGCGGTTCGGCGGCCTCGGACCTGTGTTCGGTGGCGGCCGGGCGGGTGGACGGCTACTACGAGCGCGGTCCGCAGTACTGGGACTACGCCGCCGGCGGTCTCATCGCCGCCGAGGCGGGCGCCAGGGTCGGCGGGCTGGGCGGCAAGCCGTCCAACCCGGGGCTCACGCTCTGCGCCGCACCGGGGCTGTTCGAGGAGTTGCACGACCTGCTGGCGCCCCTGGACCCCGAACGGGACGGCTGA
- a CDS encoding DUF3710 domain-containing protein, whose protein sequence is MRKVFGRRRREESPAVAEEVEQAEEVEETPTRESGPWDSEEQYSERERVDLGGMRLPVDPGFEVQLNLAGDQIVGAVVLFNESALQVHAFAAPKRSGIWDEVRGELAEGVKSAGGTTEEREGPFGIELAAQVPADGGAPQPVRYLGVDGPRWFLRAVISGRAAVDAEIAATLEGVVRDIVVVRGDEPMAPKEAIELRLPPEARSAMEQQEAGGDVPDLNPFERGPEIAEIR, encoded by the coding sequence GTGAGGAAAGTGTTCGGACGTCGCCGTCGCGAGGAGTCCCCGGCCGTGGCCGAGGAGGTCGAGCAGGCCGAGGAGGTCGAGGAGACCCCGACCCGCGAGTCGGGGCCGTGGGATTCGGAGGAGCAGTACTCCGAGCGGGAGCGGGTCGATCTCGGCGGCATGCGCCTGCCGGTCGACCCGGGGTTCGAGGTGCAGCTCAATCTGGCGGGCGACCAGATCGTCGGCGCGGTCGTCCTGTTCAACGAGAGCGCCCTGCAGGTGCACGCGTTCGCGGCGCCGAAGCGGAGCGGCATCTGGGACGAGGTCAGGGGCGAGCTCGCCGAGGGCGTGAAGAGCGCCGGAGGCACGACGGAGGAGAGGGAGGGGCCGTTCGGGATCGAGCTGGCCGCCCAGGTTCCCGCTGACGGGGGAGCCCCCCAGCCGGTCCGCTACCTCGGTGTCGACGGCCCGCGCTGGTTCCTGCGCGCGGTGATCAGCGGGCGGGCCGCGGTGGACGCGGAGATCGCCGCGACCCTGGAGGGGGTCGTCCGCGACATCGTCGTGGTCCGCGGCGACGAGCCGATGGCGCCCAAGGAGGCGATCGAGCTCAGGCTTCCGCCGGAGGCCAGGAGCGCGATGGAGCAGCAGGAAGCCGGTGGGGACGTGCCCGATCTCAATCCTTTCGAGCGCGGCCCGGAGATCGCTGAGATTCGCTGA
- the dut gene encoding dUTP diphosphatase: protein MTDNVEVLIHRIDAELPLPSYAHPGDAGADLYAAQDVELLPGERVMVGTGVTIALPDGYAAFVHPRSGLATKHGVTIVNAPGTVDAGYRGEIKVTLLNTDLKDAVRLRRGDRIAQLVIQKVERAVFHEVDRLPGSARGAGGFGSTGR from the coding sequence GTGACCGACAACGTCGAGGTGCTGATCCACCGGATCGACGCCGAGCTGCCGCTGCCGTCCTATGCTCACCCCGGTGACGCCGGCGCGGACCTCTACGCGGCCCAGGACGTCGAGCTGCTCCCCGGGGAGCGGGTCATGGTGGGCACCGGCGTGACGATCGCCCTGCCAGACGGGTACGCGGCGTTCGTCCACCCCCGTTCGGGTCTGGCCACCAAACACGGTGTGACCATCGTGAACGCCCCGGGCACGGTGGACGCGGGCTACCGGGGTGAGATCAAGGTGACGCTGCTCAACACCGACCTCAAGGACGCGGTACGGCTGCGCCGGGGGGATCGCATCGCGCAGCTCGTGATCCAGAAGGTGGAGCGGGCGGTGTTCCACGAGGTGGACCGGTTGCCCGGGTCGGCGCGAGGCGCCGGCGGGTTCGGATCCACCGGACGTTGA
- a CDS encoding AI-2E family transporter, with protein MISDRERLTRLVPRTLLRLAMWSLCLIIIGWAVFYSAQFIATLRIVVLPVAIALLLTALLFPITRRLKSRGMKPIYATWITMLIALAVLGGIGWFIGLRANDEFPGLVDQVRDTSKTIEQWLYTGPLHLQRSQITSWIDEIAKQITAQRNQITQTVLTGATVALEVLASLVLLVFVTFFFLKDGEQIWSWFLKGFGSAAPRVDRAGRAAWVTLSHYVQGTVAVAAVHGVIMGIVLAGMGVPLWAPLAVLIFMASFIPIVGIIIAGSVATLVTLGAKGPIYALIFLGILLVEQQLENHVLQPLIVGRAVRFHPLAIILVLAVGGILAGIAGAVVAVPVAAVFYRALPELRSDPPIALPPASVPPQPPPPTSPAGSAEPAETDDGRGRAAGSGEPGRTGEPGRTDEPGAPDEPGEQMDAESSQPKG; from the coding sequence GTGATCTCCGATCGGGAACGTCTGACGCGGCTGGTACCGCGCACACTGCTTCGCCTGGCCATGTGGAGCCTGTGTCTGATCATCATCGGCTGGGCCGTCTTCTACTCGGCGCAGTTCATCGCGACGCTGCGCATCGTGGTCCTGCCGGTGGCCATCGCGCTGTTGCTCACGGCGCTGCTGTTCCCGATCACCCGGCGCCTCAAAAGCAGGGGCATGAAGCCGATCTACGCCACCTGGATCACCATGCTGATCGCGCTGGCGGTGCTGGGCGGCATCGGCTGGTTCATCGGCCTGCGCGCCAACGACGAGTTCCCCGGCCTGGTCGACCAGGTGAGAGACACCTCGAAGACCATCGAACAGTGGCTCTACACCGGGCCGCTGCACCTGCAGCGGAGCCAGATCACCTCGTGGATCGACGAGATCGCCAAGCAGATCACCGCGCAGCGCAACCAGATCACCCAGACGGTGCTCACCGGTGCCACGGTGGCGCTGGAGGTGCTGGCCTCGCTGGTGCTGCTGGTCTTCGTCACCTTCTTCTTCCTGAAGGACGGCGAGCAGATCTGGTCGTGGTTCCTGAAGGGGTTCGGCTCGGCGGCACCCCGCGTCGACAGGGCGGGGCGGGCCGCCTGGGTGACGCTCTCGCACTACGTGCAGGGCACGGTGGCGGTGGCGGCCGTGCACGGCGTCATCATGGGCATCGTGCTCGCCGGGATGGGCGTGCCGCTCTGGGCGCCGCTCGCCGTACTGATCTTCATGGCCAGCTTCATCCCCATCGTCGGCATCATCATCGCCGGCAGCGTCGCCACGCTGGTCACCCTGGGGGCCAAGGGCCCGATCTACGCCCTGATCTTCCTTGGCATCCTGCTGGTGGAGCAGCAACTGGAGAACCACGTGCTCCAGCCGCTGATCGTCGGCCGGGCGGTGCGCTTCCACCCGCTGGCGATCATCCTGGTGCTGGCCGTGGGCGGCATCCTGGCGGGCATCGCCGGGGCGGTGGTGGCGGTGCCGGTGGCGGCCGTGTTCTACCGGGCGCTCCCCGAACTCAGAAGTGATCCGCCGATCGCCCTGCCTCCGGCGTCGGTCCCGCCCCAGCCTCCACCGCCGACATCGCCGGCCGGTTCCGCCGAGCCCGCCGAAACCGACGACGGGCGGGGAAGGGCGGCCGGGTCCGGCGAGCCGGGTAGGACAGGCGAGCCCGGCAGGACGGACGAGCCCGGTGCGCCCGATGAGCCCGGTGAGCAGATGGATGCGGAATCCTCACAACCCAAGGGGTAA